From a region of the Neisseria subflava genome:
- a CDS encoding tetratricopeptide repeat protein, giving the protein MNAQQYEESFLLAEKLITQDPPDFARAIPLLCEAAEAGHVEAAFQLAGCLIEHHENAQDLAIAVSYLKQAAQAGHPYARYNLLQIEESRGIAIEDLVGAYQELAEEGLAPAQLRLMRLYADNGNDQEAVKWALKAAEQQNPQAQYFLAQHYQYSSSPDLEYSHKLYQQSAAQGFIAAHWQLGLQYKLGQGVAQNPEKAIEHLRIAADYDIVPAQTSLAELLAASNPAEALEWFEKAAEQGDSNAHVALAEIYLLGKNTERDPQKAYQHAKFAADQNDPEGLRLLGDIHRYGLGRAVDADTARQYYQRSADLGNLVAYQKLLSDSALNNQQNYELTKEIALQRQEAERLYKLAFAAHYGLKRQQNYAEALDLYHQSAERGHSKSQTNLGMMYYSGQGVPVDYAQAAKWFEAAAKQRDTMAQYNLACLYYHGMGVEKDINNACFWLQEAIQHGHEQQDVLKELLAQWKQFAQKASAA; this is encoded by the coding sequence ATGAATGCTCAACAATATGAAGAATCTTTTCTGCTTGCAGAAAAATTAATCACTCAAGACCCACCTGACTTTGCACGAGCTATCCCTTTGCTCTGCGAAGCAGCAGAAGCCGGGCATGTTGAGGCCGCATTTCAGCTGGCAGGATGCCTGATCGAACACCACGAAAATGCGCAAGATTTAGCAATTGCTGTCTCATATCTCAAACAAGCTGCCCAAGCCGGTCACCCATATGCCCGTTACAACCTTCTGCAAATAGAAGAAAGCAGAGGGATTGCAATAGAAGACTTAGTTGGTGCCTATCAAGAGCTTGCCGAAGAAGGATTGGCTCCTGCCCAGCTGCGCCTGATGCGTTTATATGCAGATAACGGCAATGACCAAGAAGCAGTCAAATGGGCATTGAAAGCTGCCGAACAGCAAAATCCTCAGGCACAATACTTCTTAGCCCAACATTACCAATATTCCAGCTCTCCTGATTTAGAATATTCCCATAAACTTTATCAGCAATCCGCTGCACAGGGATTTATTGCTGCACACTGGCAACTCGGCCTTCAATACAAATTGGGGCAAGGTGTTGCACAAAACCCTGAAAAAGCAATCGAACATTTGCGTATTGCCGCCGATTACGACATTGTTCCGGCGCAAACTTCTCTTGCAGAACTCCTGGCCGCATCAAATCCTGCTGAAGCATTGGAATGGTTTGAAAAAGCTGCCGAACAAGGTGACAGCAATGCGCATGTAGCACTTGCCGAAATCTATCTATTGGGTAAAAACACCGAGCGGGACCCTCAAAAGGCCTATCAGCACGCTAAATTTGCAGCGGATCAAAATGATCCGGAAGGTTTGCGTCTTTTAGGTGATATCCATCGTTATGGATTGGGACGAGCAGTTGATGCAGACACCGCGCGTCAATATTATCAACGCTCGGCTGATTTAGGTAATCTTGTCGCCTACCAAAAACTTCTGTCTGACAGCGCATTGAATAACCAGCAAAACTATGAACTGACGAAAGAAATCGCCCTCCAACGTCAAGAGGCTGAACGTCTATACAAGCTGGCATTTGCAGCGCACTATGGCTTAAAACGCCAACAAAATTACGCTGAAGCACTGGATCTATACCATCAGTCCGCAGAACGTGGGCACAGCAAATCCCAAACCAATCTTGGCATGATGTATTACAGCGGACAAGGTGTACCTGTCGACTACGCCCAAGCTGCAAAATGGTTTGAAGCAGCAGCCAAGCAAAGAGACACAATGGCTCAATATAATCTTGCCTGTCTGTATTATCACGGTATGGGCGTAGAAAAAGACATCAATAATGCATGTTTTTGGCTGCAAGAAGCTATCCAACATGGACATGAACAGCAAGACGTTCTCAAAGAGCTTTTGGCTCAATGGAAGCAGTTCGCTCAAAAAGCTTCTGCCGCTTAA